From the Sphingomonas brevis genome, the window GGGGCGCGCAGGTCATCACCGGGTTCTTCTCCGCATTCCCGCTGGTCGGTGAGCCGATCCGCGTGTGGCTTCTGGGCGGCTACGCCCCCGACCAGGCCGCGCTGACCCGCTTCTTCTCGCTCCACTATTTGCTGCCGTTCGTGATCGCCGGCGTGGTGATCCTCCACATCTGGTCGCTTCACATCCCGGGGTCGGGCAACCCGACCGGCGTCGACGTGAAGACCGAGAAGGACACGCTGCCGTTCCATCCGTTCTACACGGCCAAGGACGGCTGGTTCGCCGGCGCGTTCCTGACGCTTTACGCCGCGGTGGTATTCTTCATGCCCAATGCGATGGGCCACCCGGACAATTATATCCCGGCCAATCCGCTAGCGACGCCAGCGCACATCGTTCCCGAATGGTATTTCTGGCCATTCTACGCGATCCTGCGCTCGTTCACGTTCGACCTGATCATGCCGGCCAAGCTGTGGGGCGTGCTGGCGATGTTCGGGTCGATCCTGCTGCTGTTCCTGCTGCCGTGGCTCGACAATTCGCCGGTCCGTTCGGGTCGCTATCGGCCGATTTTCAAGCGGTTCTTCTGGCTGCTGCTGATCGATGTCGCGGTTCTGGGCTACATCGGAGGCGCTCCGATCTCGCCGCTCAACGTCGCACTGGGCCAGCTCGCGACCGCTTATTATTTCGCTCACTTCCTGATCATCCTGCCATGGATCGCCAGGCGCGAGACGCCGCTGCCGCTGCCGAACTCCATTTCGGAGAGCGTGCTGAATGGCGGGAAACAGGAAGCTGCGCCGATCGGCCAGACGAAGCCGGCTAATTAAGGGGTAACGAAGAATGTTTCGCTGGATTGCCGGTATTGTCGGATTTGCCTTCGCCGCCGCCGTGCTGGTGGCGTTCGGCAGCGACCTCAGAACTTATTTCAAGGCGCCGCCGGAAGCGACCGCGGAGCATGAATTTCATCGTGAACATAAGGAGCTGAAGCTTGCCTCGGACGGTCCGTTCGGCCAGTTCGACAAGCAGCAGCTGCAGCGCGGCTTCCAGGTCTACAAGGAAGTCTGTTCGGGCTGCCACAGCCTGACCCGCGTCGCGTTCCGCGACCTTCACCAGCTTGGCTATGAAGAGGCCGAGGTGAAGGCGATCGCCAACCAGTGGCAGGTCGAGGTTCCAAGCGTGAACCCGGATACCGGCGAGCCGGCGACCCGCAAGGCGGTTCCGGCTGACCATTTCCCGTCGCCTTACGCCAATGAAACGGCGGCACGCGCGGCCAACAACAATGCGCTTCCGCCCGACCTGTCGCTGATGGCCAAGGCGCGCGAAGGCGGGGCGGCCTATGTCTATTCGATCCTGACCGGCTACCAGAACCAGCCGGCCGAGCTGCTCGAGAAATTCCCCGCGGCCAAGACGGCCCAGGGACTTCACTACAACCCCTATTTCGCCAATCTGAACCTGGCCATGCCGCCGCCGCTGACCAGCGAGGGGCAGGTAACCTATGCTCCGGGCAATCCCAAGCCGACTGTGGACCAGATGGCCAGGGACGTTTCGGCGTTTCTGGTGTGGACCGCCGAACCGAATCTGCAGGGACGTCACAAGTCCGGCTGGCCGGTGGTGATCTTCCTGATCATCGCGACCCTGCTGGGCTTTCTCAGCTATCGCGAGATCTGGGCCCAGGCCAAGCGCAAGGTGCCTTCGAAGGGACCGTCAGCCCCCGCGAGCAAGGCCAAACGGACCCGCACAAGCAAGAAGGCCGGCGTTACCGGCTGATCGTCATTGCGAGCGCAGCGAAGCAATCCAGCTGGCAACTCTGGATTGCTTCGTCGCTTTTGGCTCCTCGCAATGACGGGGAGGTGAATATGAACGACGAGCTCAAGGCGCTGGTCCGCACCATTCCCGACTTTCCCAAGCCGGGCATCCAGTTTCGCGACGTCACCACGCTGCTGCTCGACAGCGGCGGCGTCGCGCGCACCATCGATGCCCTGGCCGAGACGGTGGACGGACCGGTCGACCTGGTCGCGGCGATCGAGGCGCGCGGCTTCGCCATTGGCGGTGCGCTGGCGGTGAAGCTCAATGCCGGGCTGCTGCTGATCCGCAAGGACGGAAAGCTTCCTGGCACTACAATCGCCGAGGATTATGCGCTGGAATATGGCAGCGACAGGTTGGCGATGCATGTCGATGCCTGCGCGCCGGGGGACCGTGTGCTGATCGTCGACGATCTGCTGGCAACCGGCGGGACCGCATTGGCGGCGGCGCGGCTGATCCGGCGTGCAGGGGGAGAAATCGCAGGAGCGCGCTTCGTCATCGACCTGCCGGACCTTGGTGGCGGAAAGGCGCTGGCGGAAGCCGGTATCGATCACGCCAGCCTGTTCGAGTTTGAAGGCGACTAAGCTGCCTCCGGCCGCCGGAGCATCATCACGATCGACGTGAATCGCATGACCGGGACATCGTCCTGGTTGGTGACGGTGTTCTCACTGCGGATAACGCCAATGGTCGGCTTGGATCGTGACGGAATGCTCTCGACCACCTTGCCGCGGACGGTCAACCGGTCACCGGGATAGACCGGCCTAAGCCAGCGGAGCTCGTCGATCCCGGGCGAGCCGAGGCCGGCTTGCTCGGTATCCACGACATGGCGGGCGATCACCGCCATGGTCATGGCGCAGGTGTGCCAGCCCGATGCGGCCAGCCGGCCGAAATGTGTCTTGGCCGCGGCCTCGTCGCTGAGGTGAAACGGCTGTGGGTCATATTTCCGCGCGAACTCCAGTACTTCGTCGCGCGTGACGTCATAATGGCCAAACAGGGTTTCGGCCCCGACTGTGCAGTCTTCAAAGTAGATCATCTTCGCCTAATCGCCGCTTTGTCCCCGCAAGGAAAGTGGCAAATTGAAACTTTGTAAGTCTACTTGGCGGACTGAGATTTCGCGGGCTAGGAGAAGCGGGTGGGGAACGAGGGCGCACATCGCTGGCATCCAAAGCTGATCGAAGCGGCGGCGGCGCTTACCGAAAACCGGTTGGACGTGGCCGAACGAATCCTGAAGCCATATCTCAAGGAAGATCCGTTCGATGTCCGCGCGATCCGCATGCTGGCCGAGCTGGCGGCCCGGATCGGACGGCTGAATGATAGCGAGACACTGTTGCGGCGCGCGCTGGAGATAGCTCCCAATTTCCATCCGGCCCGCACCAATCTGGCAATGGTTTTGGGCCGCCTCGGCAGGCCGAACGAAGCGCTTGAACTGCTCGACGAGCTATTCGAGGCGGAACCGGAATCCGTGCGCAACGTGAATCTGAAGGCGGCCACGCTCGGCCGCCTGGGCGATTTCCAAAATGCGATACAGCTCTACGAGCAGGTGATTGCACATGCGCCCAGCCAACCACGCGTCTGGATGAGCTATGGCCACGTCCTAAAGACGGTAGGTCGGCTTGAGGAGGGGATCGCGGCCTACCGCAAGGCTTTAGATCTGAATCCAACTGCCGGCGAGGCATGGTGGAGCCTGGCCAATCTCAAGACGGTGCGGTTCACCGAGGAAGATATCGCCGCGATGCAACGAGCGTTGGCGAGCGCCGACCTACGAGATGACGACCGTTTCCACCTGGACTTTGCGCTGGGTAAAGCGTTTCACGACGCCGAGCGCGGCGAAGAGGCCTTCGCGCACTACAGCGCCGGCAATGCCCTGCGCAGAAAATATCATCCGTTCCGTCAGAGTGACGTCGCCCAGCTGGTTGACCGCAGCATTGAATTTTTTACGGCGGAGGTCCTTGCCGGACTGGGGGGGTGCGACGCTCCCGATCCGATTTTCGTTGTGGGCATGCCGCGGGCCGGATCGACGCTCGTCGAGCAAATCATTTCGTCGCATAGCCAGGTGGAAGGTCTTTCGGAGTTGCAGGACATGCCGGCCTTGGCGCGGGAGGGCGGGCGACGCTATCCCATCGGCATTACGGCACTTGGTGCCGACGAGCGGCGACGGTCGGGCGAAGACTATCTGATGCGGGCGTCGGTTCAGCGAAGGACCGAGCGCCCCTATTTCATCGACAAGCTGCCCAATAATTGGATGTTCGTCCCGTTCATCCACATGATCCTGCCGAACGCCAAAATCATCGATGCCAGGCGGCATCCGCTCGGATGCTGCATGTCCAATTTTCGCCAGCATTTCGCTCGGGGCCAGGATTACACCTACTCTCTCGGCGACCTTGGCCATTTTTACGCCAACTACGTTCGCCTGATGGCGCATGTCGACACGGTGCTTCCGGGACGCGTCCATCGCGTGATCTATGAGCGCATGGTGGATGACACTGAAGCCGAGGTCAGGGCACTGCTTGATTACTGCGGCCTCGAGTTCGAGCCGCAGTGCCTGGAATTTCACAAGACCGAGCGCGCCGTGCGCACTCCAAGCTCGGAGCAGGTGCGCCAGCCGATTTATCGCGACGCGACGGGGGAATGGCAACGCTATGAGAAGTACCTCGGACCGCTCAAGGAAGCGCTCGGGGAAGTGCTCGATGCCTATCCGGACGCACCCGCGTCGTTTTTGCAACGCTAGAGAGCGAAATTCATCGAATTGGTGCACCGCCGCAACGGATGGTCGTTGACAAGCAACAGCGGCTCTGTCGCTATCGTGACATATGAGTTTCAATGGGGGCATTGATGGCTAATCGTACATTTCGCGCGCTGACCTGGGGCCTGCTGGCGACCACGGCCTTTATCCAACCTGCGTTTGCGCAAGATGCGGGCGCGGCACCAGGTCCGGTACCTCAAGAGCCCGCGTCAGCCGCGACTGCGGCGGCGCCCGAACCCGAAGGCGACGTGATCATCGTCACCGCGACCAAGCGCGAAGAGAATCTGCAGGACGTGCCGATCAGCGTCCAGGCGATCGGCACCAAGAGGCTCGACCAGCTGAACATCTCCAACTTCGAGGAGTATACCAAGCAGCTGCCGTCAGTCAGCTATCAGACGATCGCGCCGAGTGCGACGGTCGTCTACATGCGCGGCGTGGCCACCGGCGGCGACGGCAATCACACAGGCTCCTTCCCCTCTGTGGGATCGTATCTCGATGAGCAGCCGATCACGACCATCGGGGGGACACTCGACGTCCACATCTACGACATCGCCCGGATCGAAAGCCTCGCCGGACCGCAGGGCACGCTTTACGGCGCATCGAGCCAGGCCGGCACGATCCGCATCATCACCAACAAGCCGGAGCTGGGAGTAACCAGCGGACGGATCGACGGCGAAATCAACAAAATCGCTCATGGCGGTTGGGGCGGCAGCCTCGAGGGGATGATCAACCTCCCCGTCGCCGATAATATGGCGTTCCGGGCCAGCGCCTTCTACCAGCGCGACGGCGGATATATCGACAATGTGTTCGGCGAGAAGACCTATTGCGGCGATAAGGTCTTCGGTCCCGACGGCTCCGACGAAGATGGCCCCGATGACGATCTCGATCCCGATATCATCGGGTGCGTCCGCAATGGCACCCACATCGAGAATTCCCAGTTCGTTAAGAAGAACTTCAACACGGTGAAGACCTATGGCGGGCGTGCCGCGCTGAAGATCGACCTGGATGACAATTGGACGATTACGCCGACGATCATGCACCAGAACCAGAAGACAAAGGGCGTCTTCTTCATGGACGAGGCGTTGGGCGACCTTGAGACGCAGCGGTTCCGGGAAGAGCCGTCGAAGGACAAGTTTACCCAATATGCGCTGACGGTCGAAGGCAAGATCGGCAGCTTCGACATCACTTACGCCGGTGCCTATATGCACCGGCCCAACTTCGCGGTCGGCGACTATGTCGACTACACATATGCCTACGATCAAGCTTACGAGCCCGACGGCGGCATTGTGAACTACCTCTATTATTATGACGACGACGGCAATCTGATCGATCCAACGCAGTACATCACCGGCGGAAACAATTTCAAAAAAATGAGCCAGGAGCTGCGGATCGCCTCGCCAGCAGAAAACCGCTTCCGGGTGATCGCGGGCCTATTTTACCAGCGGCAGGCGAACGACATTCTTCAAGAATATCATGTCGACAATCTGGCAACCCAGCTGTCGGTCAATGGTCATCCCGGCCTCATTTGGCTGACCAAGCAGGAACGTATCGACCGCGACTATGCAATATTCGGGGAAGCCAGCTTCGACGTCACGCCCAAGATCACGCTGACGGGTGGTGGACGCTATTATAAATTCAACAATACGGTGTTCGGCTTCGCCGGATTCGGCCGCGATTTCAATGGGCCTCCTTTCAATGCAGCCGGCAGTAGCAAGACCGGCATCCCCCAGTGCTTTACCGAGAGCGGATTGACGTACCGGGAAGCGCTGTTGGCGGGCGAGGACACGACCCTGATCCTCGACGGCGCGCTAGATGACACGCCCTGCATCAATGTCGGCAGGTTTGAGGATGGCGAGGTCAAACCGAAGCAGAGCAAGGACCATGGCTGGACGTACCGTTTCAACGGAACCTGGAAGCCGCAGGAAGACCTGATGTTCTATGCTACCTGGTCAAAGGGCTTCAGACCGGGCGGCATCAATCGCCAGCCTGGCCTCGCCCCCTACGATCCGGACTTCCTGATCAACTATGAACTGGGCTGGAAAACGACCTTTGGACCGTTCCGGTGGAACGGTGCGGTCTATCACCAGAAATGGGAGAAATTCCAGTTCAGCTTCCTGGGCGAAAACAGCCTGACGGTTGTTCAGAACGGGCGAAACGCCGGGATCAACGGCATTGAGAGCGACATCAATTACTCCAGTGGCGGCTTCACCCTGAACGCGGCGGCCGCCTATACGGACGCCAAAACGACGGACAACGTTTGCGGGGTGGCCGGCAACCCTGAGCCGGATTGCCACCTCCTGCTGGATGACAACGGCACCCCAGACCCCTCTGATGACGTTTTCGACGAGATCACGGCACCAGATGGAACCCGGTTGCCGATCACTCCCAAATTCTCATTCTCGGCGACGGCACGCTACGCCTGGAACATGGGCCCCGGCAGGGCACACGTGCAGGCCGGCCTAGTCTATAAGGGTTCTTCGCGTTCTGCCCTCAACACGGCGGATCAAGAGTCGACCGGGACGCAAGAGGCCTACACTTTGGTTGACCTGTTCGCGGGTTACGATTGGAAGCAATACAACTTCGAATTGTTCACCACGAATCTCTTCGATGATCGCAATCAGCTGTCGCGTTTCACGGTCTGTGGCGGATGCTCGAACGTCCACATCGTGCCCGGCCGTCCGCGGACGATTGGCCTCAGGCTGG encodes:
- a CDS encoding tetratricopeptide repeat-containing sulfotransferase family protein, with translation MGNEGAHRWHPKLIEAAAALTENRLDVAERILKPYLKEDPFDVRAIRMLAELAARIGRLNDSETLLRRALEIAPNFHPARTNLAMVLGRLGRPNEALELLDELFEAEPESVRNVNLKAATLGRLGDFQNAIQLYEQVIAHAPSQPRVWMSYGHVLKTVGRLEEGIAAYRKALDLNPTAGEAWWSLANLKTVRFTEEDIAAMQRALASADLRDDDRFHLDFALGKAFHDAERGEEAFAHYSAGNALRRKYHPFRQSDVAQLVDRSIEFFTAEVLAGLGGCDAPDPIFVVGMPRAGSTLVEQIISSHSQVEGLSELQDMPALAREGGRRYPIGITALGADERRRSGEDYLMRASVQRRTERPYFIDKLPNNWMFVPFIHMILPNAKIIDARRHPLGCCMSNFRQHFARGQDYTYSLGDLGHFYANYVRLMAHVDTVLPGRVHRVIYERMVDDTEAEVRALLDYCGLEFEPQCLEFHKTERAVRTPSSEQVRQPIYRDATGEWQRYEKYLGPLKEALGEVLDAYPDAPASFLQR
- a CDS encoding TonB-dependent receptor gives rise to the protein MANRTFRALTWGLLATTAFIQPAFAQDAGAAPGPVPQEPASAATAAAPEPEGDVIIVTATKREENLQDVPISVQAIGTKRLDQLNISNFEEYTKQLPSVSYQTIAPSATVVYMRGVATGGDGNHTGSFPSVGSYLDEQPITTIGGTLDVHIYDIARIESLAGPQGTLYGASSQAGTIRIITNKPELGVTSGRIDGEINKIAHGGWGGSLEGMINLPVADNMAFRASAFYQRDGGYIDNVFGEKTYCGDKVFGPDGSDEDGPDDDLDPDIIGCVRNGTHIENSQFVKKNFNTVKTYGGRAALKIDLDDNWTITPTIMHQNQKTKGVFFMDEALGDLETQRFREEPSKDKFTQYALTVEGKIGSFDITYAGAYMHRPNFAVGDYVDYTYAYDQAYEPDGGIVNYLYYYDDDGNLIDPTQYITGGNNFKKMSQELRIASPAENRFRVIAGLFYQRQANDILQEYHVDNLATQLSVNGHPGLIWLTKQERIDRDYAIFGEASFDVTPKITLTGGGRYYKFNNTVFGFAGFGRDFNGPPFNAAGSSKTGIPQCFTESGLTYREALLAGEDTTLILDGALDDTPCINVGRFEDGEVKPKQSKDHGWTYRFNGTWKPQEDLMFYATWSKGFRPGGINRQPGLAPYDPDFLINYELGWKTTFGPFRWNGAVYHQKWEKFQFSFLGENSLTVVQNGRNAGINGIESDINYSSGGFTLNAAAAYTDAKTTDNVCGVAGNPEPDCHLLLDDNGTPDPSDDVFDEITAPDGTRLPITPKFSFSATARYAWNMGPGRAHVQAGLVYKGSSRSALNTADQESTGTQEAYTLVDLFAGYDWKQYNFELFTTNLFDDRNQLSRFTVCGGCSNVHIVPGRPRTIGLRLGAKF
- a CDS encoding MaoC family dehydratase — translated: MIYFEDCTVGAETLFGHYDVTRDEVLEFARKYDPQPFHLSDEAAAKTHFGRLAASGWHTCAMTMAVIARHVVDTEQAGLGSPGIDELRWLRPVYPGDRLTVRGKVVESIPSRSKPTIGVIRSENTVTNQDDVPVMRFTSIVMMLRRPEAA
- a CDS encoding cytochrome c1, with the protein product MFRWIAGIVGFAFAAAVLVAFGSDLRTYFKAPPEATAEHEFHREHKELKLASDGPFGQFDKQQLQRGFQVYKEVCSGCHSLTRVAFRDLHQLGYEEAEVKAIANQWQVEVPSVNPDTGEPATRKAVPADHFPSPYANETAARAANNNALPPDLSLMAKAREGGAAYVYSILTGYQNQPAELLEKFPAAKTAQGLHYNPYFANLNLAMPPPLTSEGQVTYAPGNPKPTVDQMARDVSAFLVWTAEPNLQGRHKSGWPVVIFLIIATLLGFLSYREIWAQAKRKVPSKGPSAPASKAKRTRTSKKAGVTG
- a CDS encoding adenine phosphoribosyltransferase, which codes for MNDELKALVRTIPDFPKPGIQFRDVTTLLLDSGGVARTIDALAETVDGPVDLVAAIEARGFAIGGALAVKLNAGLLLIRKDGKLPGTTIAEDYALEYGSDRLAMHVDACAPGDRVLIVDDLLATGGTALAAARLIRRAGGEIAGARFVIDLPDLGGGKALAEAGIDHASLFEFEGD
- a CDS encoding cytochrome b, producing the protein MSFAWAKPYEPKTELGRWFDDRLPLPRLVYNAVGGGYPVPRNLNYGWNFGVLSGIFLVVQIITGIVLAMHYYASADGAFNSIEHIMRDVNGGWMLRYAHSNGASFFFIVVYIHIFRGLYYGSYKAPRELVWMLGLVIYLLMMATAFMGYVLPWGQMSYWGAQVITGFFSAFPLVGEPIRVWLLGGYAPDQAALTRFFSLHYLLPFVIAGVVILHIWSLHIPGSGNPTGVDVKTEKDTLPFHPFYTAKDGWFAGAFLTLYAAVVFFMPNAMGHPDNYIPANPLATPAHIVPEWYFWPFYAILRSFTFDLIMPAKLWGVLAMFGSILLLFLLPWLDNSPVRSGRYRPIFKRFFWLLLIDVAVLGYIGGAPISPLNVALGQLATAYYFAHFLIILPWIARRETPLPLPNSISESVLNGGKQEAAPIGQTKPAN